Proteins found in one Campylobacter canadensis genomic segment:
- the pssA gene encoding CDP-diacylglycerol--serine O-phosphatidyltransferase, producing the protein MKVDNNKLAYILPNFFTAASIFLGVLSIFASIAHNYEKAMMFIILSLICDGLDGRVARLTNTTSKFGVEFDSLADIVAFGVAPAMLFYFNLANEFGRLGVLASALFIIFGAIRLARFNVTTGTYEPNVFIGLPIPTAAVVLSIWVVFVKDYNFENKIILFFVIALAFLLSFLMVSNVRYPSFKKLEFKKANILKTLIIIIFVASLIYLKPLEIFTFIVSLYTLYGIARAIYNLYIKKKVKNNER; encoded by the coding sequence ATGAAAGTTGATAATAATAAATTAGCTTATATCTTGCCAAATTTTTTTACAGCGGCTTCTATTTTTTTAGGAGTTTTAAGTATTTTTGCCTCAATTGCACATAATTATGAAAAAGCAATGATGTTTATAATTTTAAGTTTAATTTGTGATGGACTTGATGGAAGAGTAGCAAGACTTACAAATACTACATCAAAATTCGGTGTTGAATTTGATAGTTTAGCTGATATAGTTGCTTTTGGTGTTGCTCCTGCTATGCTTTTTTATTTTAATTTAGCAAATGAATTTGGTAGATTAGGAGTTCTTGCTAGTGCATTGTTTATTATTTTTGGTGCTATTCGCTTAGCAAGATTTAATGTAACTACAGGAACTTATGAGCCAAATGTTTTTATAGGTTTGCCTATTCCTACTGCTGCAGTTGTTTTAAGTATTTGGGTTGTTTTTGTAAAAGATTATAATTTTGAAAATAAAATTATTTTATTTTTTGTAATTGCTTTAGCTTTTTTACTTTCATTTTTAATGGTTAGTAATGTTAGATATCCTAGCTTTAAAAAGCTAGAATTTAAAAAAGCAAATATATTAAAAACACTAATAATAATTATTTTTGTTGCCTCACTAATTTATTTAAAACCACTTGAGATTTTTACCTTTATTGTTAGTCTTTATACTTTATATGGGATTGCTAGAGCAAT